A region of Candidatus Roizmanbacteria bacterium DNA encodes the following proteins:
- a CDS encoding MiaB/RimO family radical SAM methylthiotransferase, translating to MKTFDSFSFGCRVNQAEMEALDRELMQKGYEKQSKQPDIYILNTCSVTHKAEREARKHIYNLKRQFPDTKIVVTGCAATNWSKTNTKVGGVDYLIDNKSKELIAELLEKKYNHKIEFPQVEPVKTFDEPTESTATDKFMRSKRVIIKIQDGCHRFCSFCIVPYLRGLPQSTKIEDIVKQIHSYPEYVEAILTAINTEAYGRDTGETFVDLVETILTKTDISRISFGSIHPWTFQDDFFNLYRKYAQSNRFVDFFHIPLQAGSDNMLKLMKRGYTRDEFIEKLNMLKDINEFAFIGTDVIVGFLEETDQDFEDTYSFLEKTPISRFHVFRFSRREHTAAYYLSKRLKQPSPAVKKARSQRLRDLSDKKYAAFQEIHVGKTFETLILERREGDYQHGLLTNQMLVRVKTEKDFTGDLKNVRIYDYRNGELFGKIV from the coding sequence GAACTTATGCAAAAAGGATATGAAAAACAGTCAAAACAGCCTGATATTTATATCCTCAATACCTGCTCGGTGACGCACAAGGCCGAACGAGAGGCGAGAAAGCATATTTACAACCTAAAAAGACAGTTTCCGGACACAAAGATTGTTGTGACGGGCTGTGCAGCGACCAATTGGTCAAAAACGAACACAAAAGTAGGCGGAGTTGACTATCTGATTGACAATAAAAGCAAAGAACTTATTGCTGAGCTCTTGGAGAAGAAATATAATCATAAAATTGAGTTCCCTCAGGTAGAACCAGTCAAAACCTTCGATGAACCAACGGAAAGCACCGCTACGGACAAATTTATGCGTTCAAAGCGAGTCATTATCAAAATTCAGGACGGCTGTCATCGGTTTTGCAGTTTTTGTATCGTACCTTATCTCCGTGGATTGCCGCAGTCAACTAAAATAGAGGATATTGTCAAACAAATCCACTCGTACCCTGAGTATGTTGAGGCTATTTTGACGGCAATAAATACTGAAGCATACGGCCGGGATACGGGAGAAACGTTTGTTGATCTCGTCGAGACAATCCTAACGAAAACTGATATTTCGAGAATTAGCTTCGGTTCGATACATCCCTGGACCTTTCAGGACGATTTTTTCAATTTGTACCGAAAATACGCTCAATCGAATCGGTTTGTAGATTTTTTCCATATTCCGCTTCAGGCAGGTTCAGATAATATGCTCAAGCTCATGAAACGGGGTTACACGAGAGATGAATTTATTGAGAAGCTGAACATGCTCAAAGACATAAATGAGTTCGCATTCATAGGAACGGACGTAATAGTGGGATTTTTAGAAGAAACCGATCAGGATTTTGAGGATACTTACTCTTTTCTGGAAAAAACACCGATATCACGGTTCCATGTATTCAGATTTTCACGACGCGAACATACGGCTGCTTATTATCTCAGCAAAAGGCTGAAACAACCCTCACCGGCTGTAAAGAAAGCACGATCACAGCGTTTGAGAGACCTTTCCGATAAGAAATATGCTGCATTCCAGGAGATACATGTCGGGAAAACATTCGAAACGCTGATACTGGAACGGAGAGAAGGGGACTATCAGCACGGCCTTCTCACCAACCAGATGCTTGTCCGAGTAAAGACCGAAAAGGACTTCACAGGAGATCTAAAGAATGTTAGAATATATGACTATCGGAATGGAGAACTATTTGGTAAAATAGTCTAG
- the rpmI gene encoding 50S ribosomal protein L35 → MAKNKQKTHKGASKRFKVTGTGKVSHRSQKFRHLLSKKSSKRIRSLRLEKNVEGRAAKKIKQLLGVA, encoded by the coding sequence ATGGCAAAAAATAAACAAAAGACACATAAAGGTGCCTCAAAAAGATTTAAGGTCACGGGAACCGGTAAGGTTTCTCACCGATCTCAGAAATTCCGACATCTTTTGTCAAAAAAATCCAGTAAACGAATCCGCAGTCTGCGACTTGAAAAGAACGTAGAAGGTCGTGCTGCGAAAAAAATTAAACAGTTGCTAGGTGTTGCCTAA
- a CDS encoding threonine--tRNA ligase, which translates to MKDQQSLDALRHSAAHLLAAAVLELYPDTKPTIGPPIEDGFYYDFEFKEPISEQDLGKIEQKMRELVKKWESFEKIPVDAEKARNQFNGNEYKLEIIRELEEKKEEITLYKSGEFIDLCRGGHIENPKEELRHFKLMSLAGAYWRGNEKNNMLTRIYGTAFPTKEELEAFITQRDEAKKRDHKKLGKELDLFVFSELVGPGLPLWTPKGTLVRNLLDEYVWQLRREKGYSRVEIPHITKKELYETSGHWAKFSDELFKITTREGHEFAMKPMNCPHHTQIYARKKWSFRELPQRYANTTTCYRDEQTGELSGLSRVRAFSQDDAHVFARFSQVKDEFLKIWDIVQTFYSTFGFNLKIRLSLHDPKEPEKYLGDENKWQEAENMLREIIKEHHAEAEEAEGEAAFYGPKLDFMAKDSLGREWQVATIQLDMNMPERFDLTCVNEKGEEERIVMIHAAIMGSIERFLSILIEHYAGAFPFWLAPVQVEIIPIADRHNEFAEKVRNELTEKAIRSELNDKSESMQKKIRTAQKAKIPYMLVIGDKEVEAGEVNVRSRDGNTETMKLEDFTKAAVKQISDKQ; encoded by the coding sequence ATGAAAGACCAGCAATCTCTTGATGCACTCCGACACTCAGCCGCACATCTATTGGCAGCGGCAGTTCTTGAACTTTATCCTGATACAAAGCCGACTATCGGACCACCGATAGAAGATGGTTTTTACTATGACTTTGAATTTAAGGAACCGATATCAGAGCAGGATCTGGGTAAAATCGAACAGAAAATGAGAGAACTGGTCAAGAAATGGGAAAGCTTTGAAAAAATCCCCGTCGATGCAGAAAAAGCGCGGAATCAATTCAATGGAAACGAATACAAACTGGAAATTATCAGAGAACTCGAAGAAAAAAAAGAAGAAATCACGCTTTATAAATCCGGAGAATTCATTGACCTCTGCCGCGGAGGCCATATTGAAAACCCGAAGGAAGAACTGAGACACTTCAAACTGATGTCACTCGCAGGAGCTTACTGGCGAGGCAACGAAAAGAACAACATGCTTACCCGCATTTACGGTACGGCTTTCCCGACAAAAGAAGAACTCGAGGCCTTTATCACACAACGTGATGAAGCAAAAAAAAGAGATCACAAAAAATTGGGAAAAGAGCTTGATCTGTTTGTTTTTTCGGAACTGGTGGGACCGGGCTTACCGCTCTGGACACCAAAAGGAACCCTTGTCAGGAATCTGCTGGATGAATATGTCTGGCAGCTGAGACGGGAAAAAGGATATTCACGGGTTGAGATACCGCATATTACAAAAAAGGAACTGTATGAAACATCAGGGCACTGGGCAAAGTTTTCTGATGAACTTTTCAAAATTACGACACGCGAAGGACACGAATTTGCCATGAAACCGATGAACTGTCCGCATCATACACAGATCTATGCCCGCAAAAAATGGAGTTTCCGTGAACTGCCGCAGCGATACGCCAATACGACAACCTGTTATCGCGATGAACAAACTGGTGAACTTTCCGGACTCTCGCGGGTTCGTGCTTTCAGTCAGGACGATGCACATGTTTTTGCAAGGTTCTCACAGGTGAAGGATGAGTTTCTGAAAATCTGGGACATTGTGCAGACATTCTACAGTACGTTCGGATTCAATCTGAAAATCAGATTGTCTCTCCATGATCCGAAAGAGCCGGAAAAATATCTCGGAGATGAAAATAAGTGGCAGGAAGCCGAGAACATGCTTCGCGAAATTATCAAAGAACACCATGCGGAGGCTGAAGAAGCGGAAGGAGAAGCGGCTTTTTACGGTCCGAAACTTGATTTTATGGCAAAAGATTCGCTCGGCCGTGAATGGCAGGTTGCAACAATTCAGCTTGATATGAACATGCCCGAACGGTTTGATCTGACATGTGTCAATGAAAAAGGAGAAGAAGAACGCATTGTCATGATCCATGCCGCAATCATGGGATCGATCGAACGGTTCCTTTCCATCCTGATCGAACATTATGCCGGAGCATTTCCGTTCTGGCTTGCACCAGTACAGGTGGAGATTATTCCGATTGCAGACCGACATAATGAGTTCGCGGAAAAAGTCAGGAATGAATTAACTGAAAAAGCGATTCGATCAGAACTCAACGATAAATCCGAATCGATGCAGAAGAAAATCAGAACGGCACAAAAAGCCAAAATTCCGTACATGCTTGTTATCGGAGATAAAGAGGTCGAGGCGGGAGAAGTGAATGTAAGATCCAGAGACGGCAACACGGAGACAATGAAACTTGAAGATTTCACCAAAGCAGCTGTCAAACAAATCAGCGATAAACAGTAG
- a CDS encoding glycosyltransferase family 9 protein encodes MTQRIAVLRAISLGDFIVALPALYALRAHFPDAHIDLLARPWMHELAEKRPFPFNSVISVPVFPGVYDDPAKIEDIVKQEAFFSEMQKKRYDLAIQLHGGGRNSNPFVKRLGANYTIGMKTDDAPDLDKTIPYRLYQHEVHRYLEVVSLAGASPVAIDPKIPTIEEDYREATEFIRGINSPYVVLHTGASDSRRIWPADSYAQLGDRLYEEGYEIVLTGTISEENIITEVQKAMKHQAVNLCGKLSLRALIGVLKQTRAVISNDTGPMHLARAIGIPTIGIYWFPNMIHWSPVTRSTNRTAISWIQECEVCRQPLFDRDSQIPLNEIESCGHMKSYVSSVTVDEVFRKTIELIS; translated from the coding sequence ATGACGCAGCGTATTGCGGTATTACGGGCAATATCACTCGGTGACTTTATTGTGGCACTTCCGGCATTATATGCACTTCGTGCTCATTTTCCTGATGCACACATTGATCTTTTGGCGCGCCCTTGGATGCATGAACTCGCTGAAAAACGCCCGTTTCCTTTCAACTCAGTCATTTCCGTACCGGTTTTTCCGGGTGTATATGATGATCCTGCAAAGATTGAAGATATAGTAAAACAGGAAGCCTTTTTTTCAGAAATGCAGAAGAAACGATATGATCTGGCTATCCAACTGCACGGCGGCGGTAGAAACTCTAACCCTTTTGTAAAGAGGCTGGGCGCGAACTATACAATCGGAATGAAAACCGATGATGCCCCCGATCTTGATAAAACAATTCCGTATCGGCTGTATCAGCATGAAGTTCACCGATATCTTGAAGTAGTGTCACTGGCCGGAGCATCTCCTGTAGCGATAGACCCGAAGATTCCGACAATTGAAGAAGATTACCGTGAAGCAACGGAGTTTATCAGAGGAATAAACTCTCCATATGTGGTACTTCACACCGGAGCAAGTGACAGTCGAAGAATCTGGCCGGCTGATTCCTACGCTCAATTAGGAGATCGGTTATATGAAGAAGGATATGAAATCGTTCTTACAGGTACTATATCTGAGGAAAACATCATAACTGAAGTGCAAAAAGCGATGAAACATCAGGCCGTCAATCTGTGCGGAAAACTATCATTGAGAGCCCTTATCGGAGTTCTCAAGCAAACCCGAGCAGTAATATCCAACGACACCGGACCAATGCATCTCGCCCGTGCGATCGGGATACCGACGATCGGAATCTATTGGTTCCCGAACATGATCCACTGGTCTCCGGTCACAAGGTCAACAAACCGCACTGCTATCTCATGGATTCAGGAATGTGAAGTATGTCGGCAACCGCTTTTTGATCGTGATTCTCAAATTCCGCTGAATGAAATTGAATCGTGCGGTCATATGAAATCATATGTCAGTTCCGTAACTGTTGATGAAGTCTTTCGTAAGACTATTGAACTCATTTCATAG
- a CDS encoding aquaporin has protein sequence MLRKNFIEFLGTFFLVLTVGISQNPFAIGGVLAALVYMGGYISGAHYNPAVTLAALLNGKINLKAALQYMVVQLLAGVVAAAAVETINDTAFIPTVAEGAKMSSALLVEVLFTFLLAFVVLHVAYSDKVKNNHYYGAAIGLTLMTAAFIGGPTSGGAFNPAVGLSPYLYKFADLSKNIDAAGFYLIGPMIGGILAGMAYKMTQSIKTTK, from the coding sequence ATGCTACGGAAAAATTTCATTGAATTTCTCGGTACATTTTTTCTGGTTTTGACTGTCGGTATTTCCCAGAATCCTTTTGCCATCGGAGGAGTCCTAGCAGCACTTGTCTATATGGGCGGATATATTTCCGGAGCACATTACAATCCGGCCGTTACATTGGCGGCGCTTCTTAACGGCAAGATCAATTTGAAAGCTGCGCTGCAGTATATGGTCGTACAGCTTTTGGCAGGTGTAGTTGCTGCCGCCGCTGTCGAGACGATCAATGATACCGCTTTTATTCCCACTGTCGCAGAAGGTGCCAAAATGAGTTCTGCGCTTCTTGTCGAAGTTCTTTTTACATTTTTATTAGCGTTTGTAGTATTACATGTAGCCTATTCAGATAAGGTTAAAAATAATCATTATTACGGCGCTGCTATCGGCCTGACGCTAATGACTGCGGCTTTTATCGGCGGGCCAACATCAGGCGGTGCTTTCAATCCGGCAGTCGGCCTGAGTCCGTATCTGTATAAATTTGCCGATCTCAGCAAGAATATTGATGCGGCAGGTTTTTATCTGATCGGTCCGATGATCGGGGGGATTTTGGCCGGTATGGCGTACAAAATGACGCAGTCTATAAAGACAACAAAGTAA
- a CDS encoding IS1595 family transposase, translated as MVCNNRPISKYKRKKILWCFAHDLSATQTSGILGLNRNTVNKYYNNIRQLIYHHQVHQMQRYVGGEIEIDESYFGPRRMRGKSSKRGRGTSFKQVVFGIYERQGRVFTRIIPNCKRRTLHAVMKGKIDLNSTVYSDSWSGYNGLVDVGYDKHLRINHKKNEFSNTKGVHINGIESFWSFCKRRLVKFNGVKKNFPLHLKECEWRWSKSPSILYNELLQIVNVLV; from the coding sequence ATGGTTTGTAACAATAGGCCGATATCAAAATACAAGAGAAAAAAGATACTATGGTGTTTTGCACACGATCTGAGTGCTACACAGACCTCTGGTATTTTGGGTCTCAACCGCAATACAGTCAACAAATATTACAATAATATTCGTCAACTCATATATCATCACCAAGTGCACCAGATGCAACGATATGTTGGTGGTGAGATAGAAATTGATGAATCATACTTTGGACCTCGAAGGATGAGAGGCAAGTCAAGTAAAAGAGGTCGTGGGACGTCATTTAAGCAGGTAGTATTTGGGATATATGAGCGTCAAGGACGTGTATTTACTCGTATCATTCCAAACTGTAAAAGAAGAACGCTACATGCTGTTATGAAGGGAAAGATTGACTTGAACAGTACTGTATATTCAGATTCGTGGAGCGGATACAACGGACTTGTTGATGTCGGGTATGACAAACATTTGAGAATCAATCACAAGAAAAATGAGTTCTCAAATACAAAAGGGGTCCATATCAATGGCATAGAGTCATTCTGGTCCTTTTGTAAAAGACGTCTCGTTAAGTTCAATGGTGTAAAGAAAAACTTTCCATTACACTTGAAAGAGTGTGAATGGAGATGGAGCAAATCCCCATCGATCCTTTACAATGAACTATTACAAATTGTTAATGTGCTAGTATAG
- a CDS encoding adenylyltransferase/cytidyltransferase family protein codes for MENKVVAELDFAANLSYNFKSISKVVVLVNGVFDILHPGHIYFLEQARSHGDVVFAGVQSDDAIKQFANPKGPVNSLEHRMKVLASVSLVDYVVSYAEKNASNLIGEIKPTIYVLAGDYKKGQLPEEAVIKQIEGTIQTVKYDPRYSTREVIDKAVALYSQPQQESSSE; via the coding sequence ATGGAAAATAAAGTAGTTGCCGAACTTGATTTTGCCGCAAACCTATCGTACAACTTTAAATCAATCAGTAAAGTAGTTGTGCTCGTAAATGGAGTTTTTGATATCCTACATCCGGGACACATTTATTTTCTTGAGCAGGCAAGGTCACACGGTGATGTAGTTTTCGCAGGTGTGCAGTCAGATGACGCGATAAAGCAATTTGCCAATCCTAAAGGGCCTGTCAATTCACTCGAACATCGCATGAAGGTTCTGGCATCAGTATCATTAGTTGATTATGTCGTATCGTATGCAGAAAAAAATGCATCAAATCTTATCGGGGAAATTAAGCCGACCATATATGTCCTCGCCGGAGATTATAAAAAAGGACAGCTGCCCGAGGAAGCAGTGATAAAGCAGATTGAAGGAACGATACAAACCGTAAAATATGATCCGCGATATTCGACACGCGAAGTCATTGATAAAGCAGTGGCATTGTACTCGCAGCCTCAGCAGGAATCTTCTTCCGAATAA
- a CDS encoding prepilin-type N-terminal cleavage/methylation domain-containing protein: MTFPDMNKAFTLLELVIVLGIIGVIATVGAASFRSTIDDTRVSSAETDLEDIKKGVETARVKSGQLFGQITGNYCSFCNACNTGDLRNVPTSHICMQRWINVMNTVSAAGYGDITEYTRDPWGSPYVVDENDGEYPTNPCRRDSIRSVGPDGLFNTGDDIVTQLATYHPSCS; the protein is encoded by the coding sequence ATGACATTCCCGGACATGAACAAAGCATTTACACTTCTTGAACTTGTTATTGTGTTGGGCATAATCGGCGTAATTGCCACAGTCGGTGCCGCGTCATTCAGAAGTACCATAGATGACACCCGTGTTTCAAGCGCTGAGACTGACTTGGAAGATATTAAAAAAGGCGTAGAAACAGCGCGGGTAAAATCTGGTCAGTTGTTCGGACAAATCACCGGAAATTACTGCAGTTTTTGTAATGCATGCAATACCGGCGATCTTCGCAATGTCCCCACTTCACATATCTGTATGCAGCGTTGGATAAATGTCATGAATACCGTTTCCGCAGCAGGATACGGTGATATCACCGAATATACCCGTGATCCCTGGGGAAGTCCGTATGTTGTCGATGAAAACGACGGAGAATATCCCACCAACCCTTGCCGGCGGGACTCTATAAGAAGCGTCGGTCCTGACGGTTTATTCAACACTGGTGATGACATCGTGACACAACTTGCAACCTACCATCCAAGCTGTTCCTAA
- the rplT gene encoding 50S ribosomal protein L20 codes for MVRVKGGIASKRKHNRVLKLAKGYWMSRSTQFKKAQEAVLHAGEYAFKGRKLKKRDFRSLWITRINAALKENGMKYNEFIHKLKEKKSKVDRKIWAQIALEHPTVFDKIVEEVKK; via the coding sequence ATGGTACGTGTAAAAGGCGGAATCGCCTCAAAAAGAAAACATAATAGAGTTCTGAAACTTGCAAAAGGATATTGGATGTCCCGAAGCACTCAGTTCAAAAAAGCACAGGAAGCCGTTTTGCATGCCGGTGAGTATGCCTTTAAAGGACGAAAACTTAAGAAACGTGACTTTCGCTCACTCTGGATCACACGTATCAATGCAGCTTTGAAAGAAAACGGCATGAAATACAATGAGTTTATTCACAAACTCAAGGAGAAAAAATCCAAAGTTGACAGGAAAATCTGGGCACAGATTGCACTTGAACATCCGACCGTCTTTGATAAGATCGTAGAAGAAGTCAAGAAATAA
- the trpS gene encoding tryptophan--tRNA ligase, whose product MQKRILSGITPSSAKGLHLGNYLGAVKPHIEFQEKGDCFYFIANLHALNNVFDPEEVHKNTMNIFIEYLAFGLDPEKTTFYIQSDIHSIPYLQTILNNAVTVAELKRMHAYKDKLQNDVSQDAINFGLFSYPVLMAADILAFNPDVIPVGEDQTQHVEICRDIARTFNNRYGDVLKVPELFVKKDVARVPGIDGQRKMSKSLGNDIPIFASEDIVKKQIMSVTTDPARIHPTDPGDPDKNVAFTYLGLMEYERNKLEDMKERYKNGTIGDVEIKKILLNYFLEYFADMKKRKEELQHDMDRISELRKKGAEKANLIAEQTLREVKDAVGVA is encoded by the coding sequence ATGCAAAAACGAATACTATCTGGAATAACGCCGAGTTCAGCCAAAGGACTTCATCTCGGAAATTATCTTGGAGCAGTCAAACCTCACATTGAATTTCAGGAGAAAGGTGATTGTTTTTACTTTATAGCGAATCTTCATGCACTGAATAATGTTTTTGACCCTGAGGAAGTACATAAAAATACGATGAATATTTTCATCGAATATCTGGCTTTCGGTCTTGATCCTGAGAAGACGACATTTTATATCCAAAGCGATATTCACAGCATTCCGTATTTGCAGACGATACTGAATAACGCAGTGACGGTTGCGGAGCTCAAAAGGATGCACGCCTACAAAGATAAGCTGCAGAATGATGTGTCTCAGGATGCCATAAATTTCGGGCTGTTTTCATATCCGGTGCTTATGGCTGCTGATATTCTCGCATTTAATCCCGATGTTATCCCTGTGGGTGAAGATCAGACACAGCATGTTGAGATCTGCCGGGATATTGCGCGGACATTCAACAACAGATACGGAGACGTGCTGAAAGTTCCTGAGCTATTTGTCAAAAAGGATGTTGCCCGTGTTCCCGGTATTGACGGCCAACGCAAAATGAGTAAATCACTCGGAAATGATATTCCGATTTTTGCTTCTGAAGATATTGTGAAAAAGCAAATTATGTCAGTCACGACCGATCCTGCCCGTATTCATCCCACTGATCCCGGTGATCCGGACAAAAACGTTGCATTTACATATCTCGGGCTTATGGAGTATGAGAGGAATAAACTCGAAGATATGAAAGAGCGGTATAAGAATGGTACAATCGGTGATGTCGAAATCAAAAAAATTCTTCTTAATTATTTCCTTGAGTATTTTGCCGATATGAAAAAGCGAAAGGAAGAACTGCAGCACGATATGGATCGTATTTCGGAACTCCGCAAAAAAGGTGCAGAAAAGGCAAACCTTATTGCCGAACAAACACTCAGAGAAGTAAAAGATGCAGTTGGAGTAGCATGA
- the thrC gene encoding threonine synthase, which translates to MKFRSTRTHADVVTFKDAVFQGLAPDGGLYVPEKFPSLSGDELSSFRGAPIEEIGSKILSLFIDDIPQTELMKIVAEGLSFPLPIRTVQERRILELFHGPTMAFKDVAAHVLPGIMEYYLRKNNRRTLIITATSGDTGGAVAHGFSEKDNISVVILFPKGRVSKLQREQLTHVGRNIYPIEVEGTFDDCQKMVKQAFTDSDFKKYNLTSANSINIGRLLPQLIYYASSWAKLREDNLTFVVPSGNMGNVTAGLYAKMIGIPIRKLIIACNSNDPVVKYYKTGMYEKQPAHKTLSTAMDIGHPSNFERILDAVKSDYGLFKEIFTAVRVTDEETKQVMQKVHKTYSYILDPHTAVAWKAADILKLDSPVIISTASPVKFAEEIKMSADITVPDQKPTYHQSQTVFSSGNSYSELKRIVEAVINR; encoded by the coding sequence ATGAAATTCCGAAGTACCCGCACACATGCAGACGTTGTAACATTTAAAGATGCGGTTTTTCAGGGACTTGCTCCGGACGGAGGATTGTATGTGCCTGAGAAGTTTCCTTCCCTTTCCGGAGATGAGCTGTCGTCATTCCGGGGCGCACCAATCGAAGAAATCGGCTCAAAAATACTGTCTCTTTTCATTGATGACATTCCGCAAACGGAACTGATGAAGATCGTTGCCGAAGGACTGTCATTTCCGCTTCCTATACGGACAGTACAAGAACGACGGATTCTGGAATTGTTTCACGGGCCGACAATGGCTTTTAAAGATGTTGCAGCCCATGTCCTGCCGGGAATTATGGAATACTATCTCAGGAAGAACAATCGAAGAACATTGATTATTACGGCAACATCCGGTGATACGGGCGGTGCTGTCGCACACGGATTTTCAGAAAAAGACAATATATCAGTCGTAATTCTCTTTCCGAAAGGGAGAGTCAGCAAACTTCAGAGAGAACAGCTGACACATGTCGGCAGAAACATATATCCGATCGAAGTCGAAGGAACATTTGATGACTGTCAAAAGATGGTAAAACAGGCCTTTACCGATTCTGATTTTAAAAAATACAATCTTACCTCGGCAAACTCCATCAATATCGGACGATTGCTTCCGCAGTTGATTTATTATGCTTCTTCCTGGGCCAAACTTCGGGAGGATAATCTTACATTCGTTGTCCCCTCAGGAAATATGGGAAATGTAACAGCGGGCTTGTATGCAAAAATGATCGGGATTCCGATAAGAAAACTCATCATTGCCTGCAACAGCAATGATCCTGTGGTGAAATATTACAAAACGGGAATGTATGAAAAGCAACCCGCTCACAAGACTCTTAGTACGGCCATGGATATCGGACATCCCAGTAATTTTGAGCGTATCCTGGATGCTGTAAAAAGTGATTACGGACTTTTTAAAGAAATTTTTACTGCGGTACGAGTGACTGATGAAGAAACGAAGCAAGTGATGCAAAAAGTACATAAGACTTATAGCTACATTCTGGATCCGCATACGGCAGTCGCGTGGAAGGCAGCTGATATCCTGAAGCTAGACTCGCCCGTCATTATTTCCACCGCTTCCCCGGTCAAATTTGCAGAGGAAATCAAGATGTCAGCGGATATCACTGTACCCGATCAAAAACCGACGTATCATCAATCCCAAACAGTCTTTTCTTCAGGCAACTCATATAGTGAACTGAAACGCATTGTAGAGGCTGTTATCAATAGATGA
- a CDS encoding translation initiation factor IF-3, translating to MRNQRYFSSRTNKTGKYFYTNSRIQEQELRVIDSKGEQVGVLSRDEALDEATKRGLDLVLIAQNAKPPVAKITDFKKFLYEQEKKQKEAKKGAKKSVVKDIKLSLFIGPADLERMINKTKEFLDEGNQVRLNLTLKGREIVKKQMAFDLLNKFIAGLGDVNISKEPRLEGRVVRAVVSRKK from the coding sequence TTGAGGAACCAAAGATACTTTAGCAGCAGAACGAATAAAACAGGCAAGTACTTTTACACAAATTCACGAATTCAAGAGCAGGAACTGCGCGTTATCGATAGCAAAGGGGAACAGGTTGGGGTGTTGTCACGGGATGAAGCACTTGACGAAGCTACGAAAAGAGGACTTGATCTGGTGCTGATTGCTCAAAACGCTAAGCCTCCCGTCGCGAAAATCACTGACTTCAAGAAATTTTTGTACGAACAGGAAAAAAAGCAGAAAGAAGCGAAGAAAGGGGCAAAGAAAAGTGTAGTAAAAGATATCAAGCTTTCATTGTTTATCGGCCCTGCCGATCTAGAAAGAATGATAAATAAGACGAAGGAATTTTTGGATGAGGGTAATCAAGTTCGTCTTAATTTAACACTGAAAGGCCGTGAAATTGTCAAAAAACAAATGGCTTTTGATCTTTTGAATAAATTCATTGCGGGACTGGGCGATGTAAATATCTCGAAGGAGCCGCGGCTGGAAGGACGCGTCGTAAGAGCAGTTGTTTCAAGAAAAAAATAA
- a CDS encoding DNA-binding protein — MNIIKQQSNSYILRFDRGEEFISAIQDFCTKNNIKSGYFHGIGACHKLELSWYNLQTKKYETKVIEENLEITSLTGNIALIDGSVFAHTHGVFGGRQLQAIAGHVKSMEISATCEIKLDIFEGTIERIFDEATGLKLMK; from the coding sequence ATGAACATCATCAAACAACAAAGTAACTCATACATTCTGAGATTTGACCGCGGTGAAGAGTTTATTTCAGCAATACAGGACTTCTGCACGAAAAACAATATTAAGTCCGGATATTTTCACGGTATCGGGGCCTGTCATAAACTGGAGCTGTCTTGGTACAACCTTCAGACAAAAAAGTATGAAACAAAGGTTATTGAGGAAAATCTTGAAATTACATCTTTGACCGGGAATATTGCATTGATTGACGGCTCGGTTTTTGCACATACTCACGGTGTTTTCGGGGGCAGGCAACTTCAGGCAATAGCGGGGCATGTCAAAAGTATGGAAATATCTGCAACCTGTGAGATCAAACTTGATATTTTTGAAGGGACAATCGAACGCATATTTGATGAAGCGACAGGTCTCAAGCTGATGAAGTGA